From a single Verrucomicrobiota bacterium genomic region:
- a CDS encoding glycosyl hydrolase-related protein, with amino-acid sequence MALDFNRPLKFEKTSGPAGAESYFGTNAAGMIIDTVKKAEDNNAVIIRLFEAYGGTAEFVLTTTLPFKKATLVNLMEDEVSGLTLQDGQIALTAKPFQILTVKLE; translated from the coding sequence ATGGCGCTTGATTTTAATCGCCCGCTGAAGTTCGAAAAAACTTCCGGGCCAGCCGGGGCGGAAAGTTATTTCGGGACAAATGCAGCCGGTATGATTATCGACACGGTGAAAAAAGCCGAGGATAACAACGCGGTAATCATTCGGCTCTTCGAGGCTTATGGGGGGACAGCGGAATTTGTCCTGACGACGACCCTTCCTTTTAAGAAAGCGACCTTGGTTAACCTGATGGAAGACGAGGTGTCAGGATTAACCCTTCAGGACGGGCAAATCGCCCTGACGGCCAAACCATTCCAGATTTTGACCGTAAAGCTGGAGTAG